A stretch of Pseudoprevotella muciniphila DNA encodes these proteins:
- a CDS encoding MBL fold metallo-hydrolase: protein MLNIKTFIVNPLGENTYLLWDETKKAAIVDCGAFFEEEKAAIDSFIIENELQVERLLLTHGHFDHIFGAQHIYDRYGIGPEIGEDDVLNYQAGKEQVRLFMHRDIPLDLPPLKGTFRKGDILSFGNTTLQVIATPGHTPGGVCFYDATDSVLLSGDSVFQGSIGRTDLPGGNYETLIKSLSEKIMTLPENTRVLPGHGGETTIAYEKMYNPYL from the coding sequence ATGCTGAATATAAAGACATTTATTGTAAACCCATTAGGTGAAAACACCTACTTGTTATGGGACGAGACAAAAAAAGCCGCTATCGTGGACTGCGGTGCATTCTTCGAAGAAGAAAAAGCAGCAATAGACAGTTTCATCATCGAGAACGAACTGCAAGTGGAACGCTTGCTGCTGACACACGGCCATTTCGACCATATCTTTGGCGCACAGCATATTTACGACCGTTATGGCATAGGTCCGGAAATTGGTGAAGATGATGTTCTGAATTATCAAGCTGGGAAAGAACAGGTGCGTCTCTTCATGCACCGCGACATTCCTCTTGACTTGCCGCCACTGAAAGGTACATTTCGCAAAGGCGACATTCTGAGTTTTGGCAACACTACCCTGCAGGTCATCGCCACACCCGGTCACACGCCAGGCGGGGTATGTTTCTACGATGCAACCGATAGCGTATTGCTGAGCGGAGATTCTGTTTTTCAAGGGAGTATAGGACGAACAGACCTACCCGGGGGTAACTACGAAACACTCATAAAAAGCCTATCGGAAAAAATCATGACATTGCCGGAGAATACACGCGTGCTTCCTGGCCATGGCGGTGAAACGACAATCGCTTATGAAAAGATGTACAATCCATATTTGTAA
- the rsmG gene encoding 16S rRNA (guanine(527)-N(7))-methyltransferase RsmG → MAVQTIYKYFPNLSDIQREQFEALDGLYREWNAKINVISRKDIDNLYEHHILHSLGIAKVLCFRPGTNVMDVGTGGGLPGIPLAILFPETHFHLIDSIGKKIKVATAVCEGIGLKNVTLAHRNAIEEKETFDFVVSRAVMNLSELAKLVRKNISKKQKNSIPNGIVCLKGGDLHGELEPFKKSCETWNLSDFFDDEYYETKKVVYIHV, encoded by the coding sequence ATGGCAGTACAAACTATCTACAAATACTTTCCTAACTTATCAGACATTCAACGCGAACAGTTTGAGGCTTTGGATGGACTCTATCGCGAATGGAATGCCAAAATCAACGTCATTTCTCGTAAAGACATTGATAACCTTTATGAACACCATATCTTGCATAGTCTGGGTATTGCGAAGGTTTTGTGTTTCCGTCCTGGCACCAACGTAATGGACGTTGGCACAGGTGGCGGATTGCCAGGCATACCGCTTGCTATTCTTTTTCCTGAAACTCACTTCCATCTAATAGATAGCATTGGTAAGAAAATTAAAGTGGCTACTGCCGTATGCGAAGGTATAGGACTGAAAAATGTCACATTGGCACACCGTAACGCCATCGAAGAAAAAGAAACGTTCGACTTCGTGGTCAGCCGTGCCGTAATGAACCTGTCGGAACTTGCCAAATTGGTGCGAAAAAACATCAGTAAAAAGCAAAAAAATTCTATACCAAATGGCATTGTCTGTTTGAAAGGCGGCGATTTGCATGGCGAATTAGAACCTTTCAAAAAAAGTTGCGAAACATGGAATTTGAGCGACTTCTTCGATGACGAATACTACGAGACTAAAAAAGTGGTATATATTCATGTATAA
- a CDS encoding YgiQ family radical SAM protein translates to MSDYRLTDWLPTTRKEMELRGWDYVDVIMFSADAYVDHPSFGMAVIGRLIEAEGYRVAIVPQPDWHGDYRDFKRLGRPRMFFLIAPGAMDSMVNKYTANRRLRSEDAYTPDGRHDKRPEYPSIVYTKILKELYPETPVLLGGIEASLRRLTHYDYWQERVRKCILCDSGADMIIYGMGELPTAALLHLVEDKLLHGRKEAHCSTDDFQQVVRKYPIRQTVTLEKKQNIPGGVREDDIILCSHEESLTDKKKYAANFRVIEEQSNRMEAQRLLQEVDGLFCVVNPPYPPMTTAQIDRSFDFPYTRQPHPKYKGKRIPAYEMIKFSVNIHRGCFGGCAFCTISAHQGKFIMSRSKESILREVKKVVEMPDFKGYLSDLGGPSANMYGMHGKNLDICRKCKRPSCIHPNICKNLNNDHRPLIEIYRAVDALPGIKKSFIGSGIRYDLILNHTGDKAIDKANMQYAEEVITKHVSGRLKVAPEHTSDTVLNLMRKPSFKQFYDFKRIFDNINRKAGLNQQLIPYFISSHPGCTPEDMAELAVLTRDMDFHLEQVQDFTPTPMTISTEAWYSGYHPYTLEPVFSAHSPEEKLRQRMFFFWYKPEERGKIISELRRIGRTDLIDKLFGEKLYGKNHTSRQQSQHDHQRKFSGRKKSTNHNRGRNRGDK, encoded by the coding sequence ATGTCCGATTATCGCCTCACAGACTGGCTTCCCACTACTCGCAAGGAAATGGAACTTCGCGGTTGGGACTACGTTGACGTCATCATGTTCAGTGCTGATGCCTACGTGGACCATCCATCGTTCGGCATGGCGGTTATCGGCAGACTGATTGAGGCTGAGGGTTATAGGGTGGCTATTGTGCCGCAACCGGACTGGCACGGCGACTACAGAGACTTCAAACGCCTGGGGCGACCGCGCATGTTCTTTCTCATTGCTCCGGGAGCGATGGATTCCATGGTGAACAAATACACCGCCAACCGCCGTCTGCGCTCAGAAGATGCCTATACACCCGACGGGCGCCACGACAAGCGACCTGAATACCCGAGTATAGTATATACTAAAATTCTGAAGGAACTATATCCCGAAACGCCCGTGCTGCTCGGCGGTATAGAAGCATCGCTGCGCCGTCTGACGCATTACGACTATTGGCAGGAGCGTGTGCGGAAATGTATTCTATGCGACAGTGGTGCTGACATGATTATCTACGGCATGGGCGAACTGCCCACTGCAGCGCTGCTGCATCTTGTGGAAGACAAACTGCTGCACGGCAGAAAGGAAGCACATTGCAGTACAGATGATTTCCAGCAAGTGGTCAGGAAATATCCCATTCGCCAGACCGTAACTCTTGAGAAGAAACAGAACATTCCGGGCGGTGTCAGAGAGGACGACATCATCCTCTGTTCTCACGAAGAAAGCCTTACTGACAAAAAGAAATACGCCGCCAATTTCAGGGTGATTGAGGAACAGAGCAACAGGATGGAGGCACAACGTCTGCTTCAGGAAGTTGATGGACTTTTCTGTGTGGTCAATCCACCCTACCCTCCTATGACAACGGCTCAGATAGACCGTTCGTTCGACTTCCCTTACACCCGACAGCCACACCCCAAATACAAAGGCAAGCGCATTCCTGCCTACGAAATGATAAAGTTCTCAGTGAATATCCATCGCGGCTGTTTCGGTGGTTGCGCTTTCTGCACGATTTCGGCACATCAGGGGAAATTCATCATGAGCAGATCCAAGGAAAGCATCCTGCGCGAGGTAAAGAAAGTGGTAGAAATGCCAGATTTCAAGGGTTATCTCTCCGACCTCGGCGGTCCTTCTGCAAACATGTATGGCATGCACGGGAAGAATCTTGACATCTGCCGAAAATGTAAACGCCCATCATGCATCCATCCCAATATTTGCAAGAATCTTAACAACGACCACCGCCCACTGATAGAAATCTATCGTGCCGTTGATGCGTTGCCGGGCATCAAGAAGAGTTTCATAGGCAGCGGCATACGCTACGACCTCATTCTCAATCACACCGGCGACAAGGCAATCGACAAGGCAAACATGCAATATGCCGAAGAGGTGATTACGAAGCATGTTTCGGGGCGTCTGAAAGTTGCACCTGAACATACGAGCGACACCGTGCTGAACCTTATGCGCAAACCTTCGTTCAAACAATTCTATGACTTCAAACGAATTTTCGACAACATCAATCGCAAGGCAGGCCTCAATCAGCAACTCATTCCCTACTTTATCAGTTCGCACCCTGGATGCACACCCGAAGATATGGCAGAACTCGCTGTATTGACACGTGATATGGACTTCCATTTAGAGCAGGTTCAGGATTTCACTCCCACACCAATGACCATCAGCACAGAAGCGTGGTATAGTGGCTACCATCCTTACACACTCGAACCCGTGTTCTCTGCCCATTCGCCGGAAGAAAAATTGCGCCAGCGTATGTTCTTCTTCTGGTACAAGCCCGAAGAACGTGGAAAAATCATCAGCGAGTTGCGGCGCATAGGACGCACGGATCTCATTGATAAACTCTTCGGCGAGAAATTATATGGTAAGAATCACACATCCCGACAACAGTCACAACATGACCATCAAAGAAAGTTTTCAGGCCGCAAAAAGTCCACAAACCACAACAGAGGACGGAATCGCGGTGACAAATGA